The following nucleotide sequence is from Glycine max cultivar Williams 82 chromosome 9, Glycine_max_v4.0, whole genome shotgun sequence.
aaaaagatgaaaagtacacttttgttttttgtgaaagaacaaggttgggaaactagaaaacttagaaagcttttggcaaaggaagaagaagaagaagaataagtaGCAAAGGtttctcaaaatttgttctaaagaATTGTTAACaaagttattgaaatgcaagtcaaggtcttgcttttatagactcttcatgtctggtcaagaaaaccattggaagagttataaccttgagaaaaatctgaaaaccattggaagagttacatctcttgatttttattcaaaacttgtcactggtaatcgattaccaaaaccatgtaatcgattacacaaagcattttatgaaaagatgtgactcttcacaattgaatttgaatttcaacattcagatacactggtaatcgattaccaatatattgtaatcgattacaccatttaaaaaacaatttgaatgtTGCAAATTCActtaaaaacttttgaaatcaaactttgccactggtaatcgattaccagagagtaaaaactctagtaacttagaaaattttgagaaaaactcttttgaaaaacaaaattgtgctatgtttgttttttgaaaaaaaaaattcaatacttcccttgtgaagtcttcttgatttcttctcttgaatcttgaaatcaaacttctcttgattcttgaatcttcttgatttcttctcatgaaacttgaaatttatcttgatcttgaacttgttaactgaatcttgaaatcattctttgggatttttgtcatcatctttgtcatcatcaaaactacttgaatcaacttgattcatcataatgaagcttgcttctacaacatGTTACTCTACAAGGTAACATTTCTCTCATTTCAGATAGGCACCCCTCGATTATAAGTgcctacaacaacccaagtaactTATGGATTGAGGATGCACCTCATTTCTTCTACCTACGCCACAATGGACAAAATTTCCTTTAGTCAAACTCAAACTGCAAACATTTGAAGAAACCACTCATACAGGCTAgtgagaatttttaattttcttttgttaaactatattttaatacaaatttcataatttattaaattgattgagtATTTACATGATACGCATACACGGGGAAGTGCACTGGCTAAGTCTTGGGGATATCCATATGAGTAAGCTAAGTGCAGCTGAATGGCTTAATCAGTTACCCAAAAAATATTGGGTACAATACTTCGATGAGGCGAAACATTGGGGACATATGACTACAAATTTGTCTGAGTCAGTCAATACCATGTTCAAAAGCACAAGATATTTGCCGATGTCATTGTTTGTTGAGAAGACATACTTCAAGATCACAAAACTTTTTGTTATTAGAGGATGACAAACATAGGCAATGCGGTCAGCAGGAATCAATTATGCACATTTTAAATGAATTCGAAAAACACAACCATACATTTATTGTAAAAGATACTCAAGCCCCAGTTGAACCACCCAGACCACCTGGAAGGTTTAGGGTCATGTTACAATCTCAAAATTGTGATTGTGGTGAATATCAGACTAAACATTTACTGTGTTCTCAAATAATGGCTGCCAATGTTATCCCATGAACTATGTGTCACCGCTATTTACTTTATAGAACATATTTCATGTCTTATTTGCAAACGAATTAAGGTGCCAAAAATATGAAGGAGATCAGTGGGGTCCTGATCCAAGGAAAAGAAATGCAAAGGGTCATCCGGTTTCAAATCACATTCCCACTGAAATGGAAATGGAAATAGACAAAGAAATTGACAGAGATACCAAAAAAGATGTGGAATCTGTCGGCAACAAggccataacaaaaaaaattatcccaacCTACCTTTATCTTCcacttttaattagaaaaatctcagtgttcatgtattttatttataatgtaatgtattctaatataaattaattattattaaaccaaaaacattatcaattttttaaaaataaacaatataagaaaaattatatttactaaaatatttttaaaaataaaaaaatatttttaaaaaatataatatttaaaaagaaaagttgggAAGTCGGGTGGTGATCGAATTCCCGAATTCTTAACttcgttaaaaaatattttttttaaaaaaatttaaaaattagaagtaagaaaaaaaatgaaggttgaGAAGTTGGGATGGCTAAACCTAACATCTCACCAATATTAAAAAGAGGTGAAATTCAGGCATTTCTTTTGAAAGTGgtgtattttgataaattataagaGAGAAGGTGTAATTGGGTAAAAAAACCTATTAGAGTTTACAtgtgttttatgttttaattagcTGCGTTGTATGTGCCCGAGGATGCAATCTCTCTTTATAAGGGACATCTAGTGTTTATCTTTGGGGGTTAACATATGATGTACTAGTGTGGTTGGGTTTGGCACTACTTGTGACATGTTCAACCTGTTCTTTTAAATAATGTAATTCATTTGgtggtgcaaaaaaaaaaaattatgattatcatGTGTAATGCTGTCATTTATAggttaatttcttttatctatatattttttatgtgcacatatattatatattaatattttaggtgAGAACCTAAGATTTTAAAATGAAGTTATGAGTTTTCAACCCCTTTCCAATcccaaataaaatctagattttaacaattgtgtttttttttttttactgttttagGTCTGCAAAACAACCTTGTGGATAAGTGCCTGTGAACATATTACAGATTTGCCTTCTTACTTCATAGACAAAGATACatttaacttaataaataaaCCGATATacaaacaatttttctttttatattacaaATGCCAAGCATGATGAATGACATAGACAAATTTAACTTAACAAATAAACCCAAAACACACTTTGGAAATCGTAAAGTATTATGGTCAtctattcttaaaaataaacacATGGTAACCTTGAACAACTTCCTCTTTCACATTATCGTGTCGAtagtaaattttattgttaactGATTGAATATTACTTCTTTTTGCTTGAAGAATGTTCCTTTTTCAACAGTTCAAACACGCTTCCATCATAAACACCACGGATTGTTTCCTTCTGTAGTAAGCCATTCTTATCTTTGGCAAGTTTGTAAAGGAATTTCCATTCAACCTCACCACCAATCCTGTAAGTGCATTATATGGTTGCAACATGTtaatatttctataaaaaatcaacgagaaaagaataataattgatAATGACAAATTTGATCCCATAAGAGAAATGACAAACCTACCTTCCTTTCAAATCTTTTGTCTCTCTGTTTGCCTTTAACATCTCCTTCAGCTCATCATATGTTAAAGCATTTGGATGAGTATGTGCATGTTTTGtgaaaatttcttcaaattttgaAGGAACAAACCTATAAAAGAATTatcatgaattaattaattaatatcaccaaattaaagaaataaaaaatctaaaatggaATGTGTGAAAATATTAACTACCTTCCTTCAGTATCATAGACTCCAGTGTCACTGCCATGTTTGCCGAGTTGTATATTCTTAATTTCGATtgggaaaagaaaagatggaaaCTTTCCCTGGAACATAAGAACCGGACAAGCAGTAGCAGTAAGTACTactaattgttaaaaaaaaaaaaaagttttgaggagtttgtattaattaattatttgtgccTATTTCTCacctttatttaatttaacgAGAACTATTAAAAACTTTTGTCATACAACctttaatatataaatgatttaGATGAGTCTCcactaaaatatttgaataatcaCGAACATAAAATTTCACCACTAATATATAAAGCGAAAATAGCAAATATATGATAGtagtattataatttaaacaaagaaTGGCTCTCTCTTTagtacaattaaattaaaagtaaatgttATATATCAGACTCATCACTGtacttaatataaaattttgattaaattatagttttttccTTCAAGATATTATAATTCTTTATTtggtttttcattttattatattatatgttattttttattcctttctatctttttatatcacaatacatttaaggcttaaatatgtttttggtccctGATAAATATccagtttttgtttttggtccttaataaatttttccttcacATTGAGTCCCTAATATTTGAAACTTTTTGTCTTAGGTCTGTGCTGTTAGTCCGAAATTGTTATCTGCCTATGTGGCCATTAATCAACCACGCAagcatgtaacttatggtgtcATGTGTAATCTTTGTCTGAGTGGGATTACATGTgggctttttttttaatttgtaaaaagtaaaaacaacgCCGTTTCTTACCATGGGAAAGCCATTTTTCACCATTggatatttttactttttaaatggACAACTatgattttttctattattcctttttcttttgctttttttatttgtctttccTTCTATGACCCTAGTCTCCCCTTCTCTCTCACAGTCTCACCACCTTTGACCTTCATCCTTCTCTGTTTGTTTCACGTCATTTCAAACTGTGAAAACTCCTTGTGGTCTATTGGAATGGCATCGCCACCCTTCCTGCGTTCACAAGGTCATTCTACTTGGTTCTCGATTTTGGATTGTTGTCATTGATTAACGCTTTGGTGATGCTGATAATGAGGTTGGGCGCATCTCAAAGGGTTTCCATGAGTGAAAATCCAATGAGTTTGAAAGGGAATATGGTGCAAGGCAACAAATCGAGACAATGGTTGGTTTGGAGAGTGTCATGATGACCTTGCTGATCAAAACAGACCAAGTTTTGGATCTTGTTCGATTCGAGCTTCAGTGACGAAGCTTTGTGTTGCGCTATCAGCTCCAAATCGTGTGCCATTTGCAAACCAATGAGCCAAAACCAAATTCGCAAACTCTTCGAAGAAAACTAGACGTCTGTCGTGCCTTCTTTATCGTCTATAAGGCCTTCGCCGACAACCTTGGCCAACTCTTCACTTCGAGAGGGTCGTGGTGGGGTTCAACTTCAGCTCCCTCCCGAACTTGTTTTCGCCTTTAGCCTTGGCTTTTAACACCTTATAACAGAGTAAATGAAGAAGAttctcattttt
It contains:
- the LOC100800378 gene encoding probable peroxygenase 5: MASSHASENTNLEGVAGGVGENPIPLQENILQKHAAFFDKNHDGVIYPWETFQGLREIGNGILASFGLSLFINLALSQSTRPGKFPSFLFPIEIKNIQLGKHGSDTGVYDTEGRFVPSKFEEIFTKHAHTHPNALTYDELKEMLKANRETKDLKGRIGGEVEWKFLYKLAKDKNGLLQKETIRGVYDGSVFELLKKEHSSSKKK